GCGAATGATGATTGCGATGCCAGTTCTCGCCCCAGGCCGCGAGTTGCAGCGGTCCCAGCCACCACAGGTTCTTGCTGGAGTCGCCCTTGTGCTCGCCCAGGTGGGTCAGGCTGTTCACTGCGCACTGCCCGTGCAGCGAGTACACCATGCGCAGCGCGCCCATCCAGAAGAACCCCTCCCAGCCAAAAAACAGTCCGCATAGCAGCGATCCCACCACGATGGGCGTCTCCATCCGCGTCCAGAAATGGTAGATGGGTTTGTTCAGGTCCGGAGCCCACTTCTCCAGGCTCTCCGGAGGATTCTGGTACAGCCACCTGAGGTGCGCCCACCAGAACCCGCCATGCTTTGGGCTGGAGATGTCGTCCGGCGTGTCGGACCGCGCATGGTGCCGCCGATGGAACGCCACCCAACTGGTCGGATTTCCCGACCCGTTGAAGACGGTGCAAAAGATCAGGAAGTTTTCCAGCACCGGGTTCAGCTTGACCGTGCGATGCGCCAGCATGCGGTGAAAGCACACCGTTGTGCCCAGCCCGCCCAGCATCGCCGCCACCAGCGTGATGGTCAGCACCGGCAGGCTGGGAATGGGATAGAGCACGAGTCCCACGATTCCCAGCACGTGGATCAGCACCAGGTAGGCGAGGACCAGTTCGCGTCCTTTCGCCGGCTTCCAGAAGGGTTCTTCCCAGGGACGGAGCACAACCGCAGCGGCTTCACTCATGTAGGGTTTAGGGGGTCCTTTGTGGGCGCTTAGGCATCGAAAGCCCCCGCAGGGGCCTGATGCACATTACTTGGGTCTACCGCTCCCGTCCAGCTAAACCTGCTTCCTTCCGTGTAATAGTTTGGTAATTGCCGCGCCCTCCACCCCGCCGCCGGTCCCACCCTCGTTCCGCCCGCGTCGTATGTTAGATTGGCGAATGTGGGGCGCGTAGCTCAGCCTGGTAGAGCAACGGCCTTTTAAGCCGTGGGTCGAAGGTTCGAATCCTTCCGCGCTCACCATGCCCTCCCTCGACCATCCCTACTCACAAACCATCGCTCCACTCACAAAACAACCCTACCGCAGCCAGGGCAGGGGATAGCTGCCGGGCGTGTAGAAGTAGTTGACCAGGTGGAAGAAGAACGGGG
This Terriglobales bacterium DNA region includes the following protein-coding sequences:
- a CDS encoding fatty acid desaturase; amino-acid sequence: MSEAAAVVLRPWEEPFWKPAKGRELVLAYLVLIHVLGIVGLVLYPIPSLPVLTITLVAAMLGGLGTTVCFHRMLAHRTVKLNPVLENFLIFCTVFNGSGNPTSWVAFHRRHHARSDTPDDISSPKHGGFWWAHLRWLYQNPPESLEKWAPDLNKPIYHFWTRMETPIVVGSLLCGLFFGWEGFFWMGALRMVYSLHGQCAVNSLTHLGEHKGDSSKNLWWLGPLQLAAWGENWHRNHHSQTNSARFGWKWWQVDIGWYFIRAMAAVGLASDVKVPKKQLESV